One window of Sinorhizobium numidicum genomic DNA carries:
- a CDS encoding ABC transporter permease codes for MDGRRRARPRKIVATTLQFLVVVATTYLGLLAVTFFIGRVVPIDPVLAVLGDRAPSHVVERTREAMGLNLPLYQQFIIYCRQALSGDFGVSVLTTNPVMTDIRRVFPATIELATLGTLIGALIGVPLGVLAAVKRGSIADQIVRVIGLIGYSVPIFWLALLALLVFYARLKWVAFPGRIDIVYEYTFTPITGFYLVDSLWQGQWDVFRDVFRHIILPASLLGYFSLAYVSRMTRSFMLNELQQEYIVAARAKGLSEARIIWAHALRNAAVPLVTVIALSYAGLLEGSVLTETVFAWPGLGLYITNSLQNADMNAVLGGTIIIGSVFIGLNLLSDLLYRTLDPRTRAR; via the coding sequence ATGGATGGGCGCCGGCGCGCCCGTCCGCGAAAGATCGTTGCCACGACATTGCAGTTTCTTGTCGTCGTGGCGACGACCTACCTCGGCCTTCTCGCCGTCACCTTCTTCATTGGCCGCGTGGTCCCGATCGATCCGGTTCTGGCCGTTCTCGGTGATCGGGCGCCCTCCCATGTGGTGGAACGAACGCGCGAGGCCATGGGGCTCAACCTGCCTCTCTACCAGCAATTCATCATTTATTGCCGGCAGGCGCTTTCGGGCGACTTCGGTGTTTCCGTGCTGACGACCAATCCGGTGATGACGGATATCCGCCGCGTTTTCCCCGCGACGATCGAGCTTGCCACACTCGGGACGCTGATCGGCGCCTTGATCGGTGTGCCGCTCGGCGTCCTCGCCGCCGTCAAGCGCGGCAGCATCGCCGACCAGATCGTGCGCGTCATCGGCCTCATCGGCTATTCGGTGCCGATCTTCTGGCTGGCGCTGCTGGCGCTCCTCGTCTTCTACGCCCGGCTGAAATGGGTCGCCTTTCCCGGTCGCATCGACATCGTCTACGAATATACGTTCACGCCGATCACCGGCTTCTACCTCGTCGATTCTCTATGGCAGGGGCAGTGGGACGTGTTCCGCGACGTGTTCCGGCACATCATCCTGCCCGCGTCGCTACTCGGCTACTTCTCGCTCGCCTATGTCAGCCGCATGACGCGGAGCTTCATGCTGAACGAGTTGCAGCAGGAATATATCGTTGCCGCCCGCGCCAAAGGGCTCTCGGAAGCACGGATCATCTGGGCGCATGCGCTACGCAATGCTGCAGTTCCGCTCGTCACCGTGATCGCGCTTTCCTATGCCGGGCTCCTGGAGGGGTCGGTGCTGACCGAGACTGTCTTCGCCTGGCCCGGCCTCGGTCTCTATATCACCAATTCCCTGCAGAATGCCGATATGAACGCCGTTCTCGGCGGAACGATCATCATCGGGTCGGTCTTCATCGGCCTCAATCTCCTGTCCGACCTTCTTTACCGGACGCTTGATCCGAGGACGCGCGCGCGATGA
- a CDS encoding ABC transporter ATP-binding protein yields MTTTVSVQNLSVTYDDFKALDAVGVDIAAGESFGLVGESGSGKSTLLRAIAGLAPVTEGTIRVQDWKLHGARRDKAFYRAVQMVFQDPYGSLHPRQTVDRQLLEPLAIHGIAEGERRILKALDEVGLGSSFRFRYPHQLSGGQRQRVAIARALILEPSILLLDEPTSALDASVQAEVLNLLEQIRRDRKLTFIMVSHDLGVVTHMCERLAVMQGGRVVERLSSTDLVAGRIAEDYTRNLMVASKGFRRTPSVDEARR; encoded by the coding sequence GTGACAACTACCGTTTCCGTTCAAAATCTCAGCGTTACCTATGATGACTTCAAGGCACTGGACGCCGTCGGCGTCGACATTGCCGCCGGTGAATCCTTCGGCCTCGTCGGCGAATCCGGCTCGGGCAAATCGACGTTGCTGCGAGCGATCGCGGGCCTCGCTCCGGTAACGGAAGGCACGATCCGCGTACAGGACTGGAAGCTGCACGGTGCGCGCCGCGACAAGGCGTTCTACCGCGCGGTGCAGATGGTATTCCAGGATCCCTACGGTTCGCTGCATCCGCGCCAGACAGTCGACCGGCAACTCCTGGAGCCGCTGGCGATCCATGGCATCGCCGAGGGCGAGCGCCGGATTCTGAAGGCGCTGGACGAGGTGGGACTCGGCTCCAGCTTTCGCTTCCGCTATCCGCATCAGCTTTCCGGCGGCCAGCGCCAGCGCGTCGCGATCGCCCGGGCGCTCATCCTCGAACCGTCGATCCTGCTGCTCGACGAGCCGACATCGGCGCTCGACGCCTCGGTGCAGGCCGAAGTGCTCAACCTGCTCGAACAGATACGCCGCGACCGCAAGCTCACCTTCATTATGGTCAGTCACGACCTCGGCGTCGTCACCCATATGTGCGAGCGCCTGGCAGTGATGCAGGGCGGTCGCGTGGTCGAACGGCTGTCTTCGACTGACCTCGTCGCGGGCCGCATTGCCGAGGATTATACGCGCAACCTGATGGTGGCGAGCAAGGGGTTCAGGCGAACTCCAAGTGTAGATGAAGCTCGGCGATAG
- a CDS encoding ABC transporter ATP-binding protein, whose amino-acid sequence MSALLTVEDLRVRFPTRTGVIEAVRGISFMLGRERLGIVGESGSGKSQTGRAIMGLTPPHAEVTAKTLSFDGIDLLSVPPKLRRDLRGKRIAMILQDPKYSLNPVMSIGRQIVETLKQHEKVGRAEARERALDMLAAVQIRNPARVFDLYPHEVSGGMGQRAMIAMMLVAGPELLIADEPTSALDVTVQLEVLSILDRLVAERGMGLIFISHDLRLVSSFCDRVLVMYAGKIVEEIAASDLGNAKHPYTKGLLNCMPVIGADRHPLPVLDRKPEWAL is encoded by the coding sequence ATGAGCGCGCTGCTTACTGTCGAGGATCTGCGGGTCCGCTTTCCGACGCGCACCGGCGTCATCGAGGCGGTGCGCGGTATCTCGTTCATGCTCGGACGCGAACGCCTTGGCATTGTCGGCGAAAGCGGTTCCGGCAAATCGCAGACGGGCAGGGCGATCATGGGGCTGACGCCGCCCCATGCTGAAGTGACGGCGAAGACGCTGTCCTTCGACGGCATCGACCTGCTTTCCGTCCCGCCAAAACTCCGGCGGGACCTCCGCGGCAAGCGCATCGCGATGATCCTGCAGGATCCGAAATATTCGTTGAACCCGGTCATGAGCATCGGCCGGCAGATCGTCGAGACGCTGAAGCAGCACGAGAAGGTCGGCCGCGCTGAAGCGCGCGAACGGGCGCTGGACATGCTGGCCGCCGTGCAGATCCGCAACCCTGCCCGTGTGTTCGACCTTTATCCGCACGAGGTTTCCGGCGGGATGGGTCAGCGCGCGATGATCGCCATGATGCTCGTTGCCGGGCCCGAGCTTCTGATTGCCGACGAGCCGACCTCGGCGCTCGACGTCACCGTGCAGCTCGAAGTGTTATCGATCCTCGACAGGTTGGTCGCGGAGCGCGGCATGGGGCTCATCTTCATCTCCCATGATTTGCGGCTTGTTTCATCCTTCTGCGACCGGGTCCTCGTGATGTATGCAGGAAAGATCGTCGAGGAGATCGCGGCATCGGACCTCGGCAACGCGAAACATCCCTATACGAAGGGACTTTTGAACTGCATGCCGGTGATCGGCGCCGATCGCCATCCCTTGCCTGTCCTCGACCGCAAACCGGAGTGGGCGTTGTGA
- a CDS encoding ABC transporter permease: protein MSLATETRPITRREWLLSDRPQSRLQARLGWAYMTWRRFSANRLAVLGLVILLALIFVAAFADILAPHSPFVGDLAGARLLPPGSDGYLLGTDDQGRDILSRLIHGSRLTLSVIVLVAIIAAPVGLIVGAVAGYAGGWIDAVLMRITDIFLAFPKLVLALAFVAALGPGIENAVIAIAITSWPPYARVARAETLTVRNSDYIAAVQLMGASSARIIFRHVMPMCMSSLIVRVTLDMAGIILTAAGLGFLGLGAQPPLPEWGAMIASGRRFILDQWWVATMPGIAILIVSLGFNLLGDGLRDALDPRESGQ from the coding sequence ATGAGCCTTGCCACGGAAACACGCCCGATCACGCGCCGCGAATGGCTGCTCTCTGATCGCCCGCAATCGCGGCTTCAAGCCCGTCTCGGCTGGGCTTATATGACCTGGCGGCGGTTTTCGGCCAACCGCCTCGCGGTCCTCGGCCTCGTCATCCTTCTGGCGCTGATCTTTGTTGCGGCCTTTGCCGATATCCTTGCGCCGCACTCGCCCTTCGTCGGCGATCTCGCCGGTGCGCGGTTGCTGCCGCCCGGCAGCGATGGCTATCTGCTCGGCACGGACGACCAGGGCCGCGATATCCTCTCGCGCCTGATCCACGGCTCGCGGCTGACACTCTCGGTAATCGTCCTCGTCGCCATCATCGCAGCGCCGGTCGGGCTGATCGTCGGCGCCGTCGCCGGCTATGCCGGCGGCTGGATCGACGCGGTGCTGATGCGCATCACCGATATCTTTCTCGCTTTCCCGAAGCTTGTTCTGGCGCTCGCCTTCGTCGCGGCGCTCGGACCGGGCATCGAGAACGCCGTTATCGCCATTGCCATCACCTCGTGGCCGCCCTATGCACGCGTCGCCCGCGCCGAGACGCTGACGGTGCGCAATTCCGACTACATCGCTGCCGTGCAATTGATGGGCGCTTCGTCGGCGCGCATCATCTTCCGTCACGTCATGCCGATGTGCATGTCGTCGCTGATCGTGCGCGTCACGCTCGACATGGCCGGCATCATCCTGACAGCGGCCGGCCTCGGCTTCCTCGGCCTCGGTGCGCAACCGCCATTGCCCGAATGGGGCGCGATGATCGCGTCCGGCCGCCGCTTCATCCTCGATCAATGGTGGGTCGCCACCATGCCCGGCATCGCCATCCTCATCGTCAGCCTCGGCTTCAACCTGCTCGGCGACGGTCTGCGCGATGCGCTCGATCCGCGGGAGAGCGGCCAATGA